acaatccaactaccagtttcaaaaCATCTGAGAcgactaacaatccaactaccagttttgaaccatctgtgacaactaacaatccaactaccagtttcacaccatctgagacaactaacaatccaactaccagtttcttACAACATGAggcaactaacaatccaactaccagtttcacaccatctgagaaaactaacaatccaactaccagtttcaaaccatctgtgacaactaacaatccaactaccagtttcaaaccatctgagaAGACTGACAATCCAACTACaagtttcacaccatctgagacaactaacaatccaactaccagttcaATTAACAATCCAACTGCCAGTTTCCAACtatctgagacaactaacaatccagcTACCAGTTTCATACAACatgagacaactaacaatccaactaccagtttcataCAACatgagacaactaacaatccaactaccagtttcacaccatctgagacaactaacaatccaactaccagtttcacaccatctgagacaactaataatccaactaccagtttcacaccatctgagacaactaataatccaactaccagtttcacaccatctgagacaactaataatccaactaccagtttcacaccatctgagacaactaacaatccaactaccagttcaATTAACAATCCAACAaccagtttcacaccatctgagacaactaacaatccaactaacAGTTTCACATCATCTGAGAcgactaacaatccaactaccagtttcacaccatctgagacaactaacaatccaactacaagtttcacaccatctgagacaactaacaatccaactacaagtttcacaccatctgagacgactaacaatccaactaccagtttcacaccatctgagacaactaacaatccaactaccagttttaAACCATCTGAGACGACTAACAATCCAACTGCaagtttcacaccatctgagacaactagcaatccaactaccagttttaAACCATCTGAGAcgactaacaatccaactaccagtttcacaccatctgagacaactagcaatccaactaccagttcaATTAATAATCCAACTGCCAGTTTCAAACTATCTGAGACAACTACCAATCCAACTACaagtttcacaccatctgagacaactagcaatccaactaccagttcaATTAATAATCCAACTGCCAGTTTCAAACTATCTGAGACAACTagcaatccaactaccagtttcacaccatctgagacaactaacaatccaactaccagtttcaaaccatctgtgacaacaaacaatccaactaccagtttcgaACCATCTGGGACaataaacaatccaactaccagttcaATTAACAATCCAACTGCCAGTTTCCAACtatctgagacaactaacaatccagcTACCAGTTTCATACAACatgagacaactaacaatccaactaccagtttcaaaccatctgagacaactaacaatccaactaccagtttcacaccatctgagacaactaataatccaactaccagtttcataCAACatgagacaactaacaatccaactaccagtttcaaaccatctgagacaactaacaatccaactaccagtttcacaccttctgagacaactaacaatccaactaccagtttcacaccACCTGGGAtgactaacaatccaactaccagtttcacaccatctgagacaactaacaatccaactaccagtttcttACAACATGAggcaactaacaatccaactatcagtttcacaccatctgagacaactaacaatccaactaccagtttcacaccatctgagaaaactaacaatccaactaccagttttaAAACATCTGAGAtgactaacaatccaactaccagttttaaaacatctgagacaactaacaatccaactgcCAGTTTCAAACTATCTGAGACGACTGACAATCCAACTACTGgtttcaaaccatctgagaAAATTatcaatccaactaccagttttgaaccatctgtgacaactaacaatccaactaccagtttcaaaccatctgtgacaactaacaatccaactaccagtttcacaccatctgagacaactaacaatccaactaccagtttcttACAACATGAggcaactaacaatccaactaccagtttcacaccatctgagacgactaacaatccaactactagttttaaaacatctgagacaactaacaatccaactgcCAGTTTCAAACTATCTGAGACGACTGACAATCCAACTACaagtttcacaccatctgagacaactaacaatccaactaccagtttcttACAACATGAGGCAACTAACAATTCAACTACCAGTTTCTTACAACATGAggcaactaacaatccaactaccagtttcttACAACATGAggcaactaacaatccaactaccagtttcacaccatctgagacaactaacaatccaactaccagtttcttACAACATGAggcaactaacaatccaactaccagtttcacaccatctgagaAAACTAACAATCCAACCACCAGTTTCAAaacatctgtgacaactaacaatccaactaccagtttcaaaccatctgagaCGACTGACAATCCAACTACaagtttcacaccatctgagacaactaacaatccaactaccagtttcttACAACATGAGGCAACTAACAATTCAACTACCAGTTTCTTACAACATGAggcaactaacaatccaactaccagtttcttACAACATGAggcaactaacaatccaactaccagtttcacaccatctgagacaactaacaatccaactaccagtttcttACAACATGAggcaactaacaatccaactaccagtttcacaccatctgagaAAACTAACAATCCAACCACCAGTTTCAAAACATCTGAGAcgactaacaatccaactaccagttttgaaccatctgtgacaactaacaatccaactaccagtttcacaccatctgagacaactaacaatccaactaccagtttcttACAACATGAggcaactaacaatccaactaccagtttcacaccatctgagaaaactaacaatccaactaccagttttaaaacatctgagacgactaacaatccaactaccagttttgaaccatctgtgacaactaacaatccaactaccagtttcaaaccatctgtgacaactaacaatccaactacaagtttcacaccatctgagacaactaacaatccaactaccagtttcgaACCATCTGGGACaataaacaatccaactaccagttcaATTAACAATCCAACTGCCAGTTTCCAACtatctgagacaactaacaatccagcTACCAGTTTCATACAACatgagacaactaacaatccaactaccagtttcaaaccatctgagacaactaacaatccaactaccagtttcacaccatctgagacaactaataatccaactaccagtttcttACAACATGAggcaactaacaatccaactaccagtttcacaccatctgagacaactaacaatccaactacccgTTTCACACCACCTGGGATGACTAACAATCCAACTGCCAGTTTCCAACtatctgagacaactaacaatccagcTACCAGTTTCATACAACatgagacaactaacaatccaactaccagtttcaaaccatctgagacaactaacaatccaactaccagtttcacaccatctgagacaactaacaatccaactaccagtttcttACAACATGAggcaactaacaatccaactatcagtttcacaccatctgagacaactaacaatccaactaccagtttcacaccatctgagaaaactaacaatccaactaccagttttaaaacatctgagacgactaacaatccaactaccagttttaaaacatctgagacaactaacaatccaactgcCAGTTTCAAACTATCTGAGACGACTGACAATCCAACTACTGgtttcaaaccatctgagaAAATTatcaatccaactaccagtttcaaaccatctgtgacaactaacaatccaactaccagtttcacaccatctgagacgactaacaatccaactaccagtttcaaaccatctgtgacaactaacaatccaactaccagtttcaaaccatctgtgacaactaacaatccaactaccagtttcttACAACATGAGGCAACTAACAATTCAACTACCAGTTTCTTACAACATGAggcaactaacaatccaactacaaGTTTCAAACtatctgagacaactaacaatccaactaccaatttcacaccatctgagacaactaacaatccaactaccagtttcacaccatctgagacaactaacaatccaactaccagtttcaaaccatctgtgacaactaacaatTTAACTACCAATTTCCAACCACATAAGACAACTAACAATGAAACTGCAAGTTTCACACAATCTGAGACAACAGATCCATCAAAAGCATCGTAAGTGTTTGGTTACCAgtgacttttaaaattaaaagtccATTACTAAATACAGAGTGACTAAATCCATTTTGCAGAGACACCTTGGACAATCTGGAGTCTACAATGGAGCAGATGGGAAAAAACAATATAAGCAACACACACATTGTCATTGGGGATGTTATTGGTCTTCTTCACACACAAGCCAATAACACAGAAACCAGAGACATGTGTTACTCTTCAGATCCGAACAGGATAGACGTAAGACATGAGAAACAATAAAAGGATGGTATGATTTCTCATTTATTATGATAATTCTTCTTTTTTCACAGGTTGTTGACTGTCATAGTGACCTGAAGACAGACATTCCCTGGTCTGTAAAGATTCCCAGTGAGGCCTTTAAAAAATCACGACTGGAAAACAATGGCAGGGCGTTACTTGGAGTTCTACGGTTCAAAAACATGGGAAAGGTacttacaattaaaaaataaaaattccatGTTTGAACATTTTAAGGAATGTTTACCAGagagttcaccaaaaaattacaattctgttattattacattcagtgAAACGCAAATATAATGACACAAATGTCTTGATCTCAGAAGAGCTGGACATTAGTACACTGTCATATTCACTACTATTATG
This window of the Ctenopharyngodon idella isolate HZGC_01 chromosome 17, HZGC01, whole genome shotgun sequence genome carries:
- the LOC127498765 gene encoding mucin-3A-like isoform X2, which encodes MTNNPTTSFTPSETTNNPTTSFLQHEATNNPTISFTPSETTNNPTTSFTPSEKTNNPTTSFKTSEMTNNPTTSFKTSETTNNPTASFKLSETTDNPTTGFKPSEKIINPTTSFEPSVTTNNPTTSFKPSVTTNNPTTSFTPSETTNNPTTSFLQHEATNNPTTSFTPSETTNNPTTSFKTSETTNNPTASFKLSETTDNPTTSFTPSETTNNPTTSFLQHEATNNSTTSFLQHEATNNPTTSFLQHEATNNPTTSFTPSETTNNPTTSFLQHEATNNPTTSFTPSEKTNNPTTSFKTSVTTNNPTTSFKPSETTDNPTTSFTPSETTNNPTTSFLQHEATNNSTTSFLQHEATNNPTTSFLQHEATNNPTTSFTPSETTNNPTTSFLQHEATNNPTTSFTPSEKTNNPTTSFKTSETTNNPTTSFEPSVTTNNPTTSFTPSETTNNPTTSFLQHEATNNPTTSFTPSEKTNNPTTSFKTSETTNNPTTSFEPSVTTNNPTTSFKPSVTTNNPTTSFTPSETTNNPTTSFEPSGTINNPTTSSINNPTASFQLSETTNNPATSFIQHETTNNPTTSFKPSETTNNPTTSFTPSETTNNPTTSFLQHEATNNPTTSFTPSETTNNPTTRFTPPGMTNNPTASFQLSETTNNPATSFIQHETTNNPTTSFKPSETTNNPTTSFTPSETTNNPTTSFLQHEATNNPTISFTPSETTNNPTTSFTPSEKTNNPTTSFKTSETTNNPTTSFKTSETTNNPTASFKLSETTDNPTTGFKPSEKIINPTTSFKPSVTTNNPTTSFTPSETTNNPTTSFKPSVTTNNPTTSFKPSVTTNNPTTSFLQHEATNNSTTSFLQHEATNNPTTSFKLSETTNNPTTNFTPSETTNNPTTSFTPSETTNNPTTSFKPSVTTNNLTTNFQPHKTTNNETASFTQSETTDPSKASDTLDNLESTMEQMGKNNISNTHIVIGDVIGLLHTQANNTETRDMCYSSDPNRIDVVDCHSDLKTDIPWSVKIPSEAFKKSRLENNGRALLGVLRFKNMGKDETKNYTVLNNEVYGITMRANISNLTDNIEMFFSTQKDLVGEASCSSWDGKGNLTWTTSGCETEKINNNTIKCSCSHLTFFAVLMSPQGENGNITAPYVDSLSFITSIGCGISMFFLSVALFMHFLLRKAKSNQATKILINMFVALFLLNLSFLSNESVANTEVKAACVFIALLMHYSMLTTFTWFFIQALHMYLWLIRQNITITNYVRKITVFGWTFPAPIVVAVVSVGGYKTLIINTTSGKTTQMCWITDPLIHYIVNIGYYALVFVFTAGIFIMIVTKIVQAQRVRVPDGKRKTFRKQLMMVLSLFLLFGLTWAVAFFSYGVMRIPSYYIFTVLNSFQGFFLFLYYYHIHKDIEGRFSDDPERSSSTTTIVQSRNNAVENVYDDPN
- the LOC127498765 gene encoding mucin-3A-like isoform X6, which produces MTNNPTTSFTPSETTNNPTTSFLQHEATNNPTISFTPSETTNNPTTSFTPSEKTNNPTTSFKTSEMTNNPTTSFKTSETTNNPTASFKLSETTDNPTTGFKPSEKIINPTTSFEPSVTTNNPTTSFKPSVTTNNPTTSFTPSETTNNPTTSFLQHEATNNPTTSFTPSETTNNPTTSFKTSETTNNPTASFKLSETTDNPTTSFTPSETTNNPTTSFLQHEATNNSTTSFLQHEATNNPTTSFLQHEATNNPTTSFTPSETTNNPTTSFLQHEATNNPTTSFTPSEKTNNPTTSFKTSVTTNNPTTSFKPSETTDNPTTSFTPSETTNNPTTSFLQHEATNNSTTSFLQHEATNNPTTSFLQHEATNNPTTSFTPSETTNNPTTSFLQHEATNNPTTSFTPSEKTNNPTTSFKTSETTNNPTTSFEPSVTTNNPTTSFTPSETTNNPTTSFLQHEATNNPTTSFTPSEKTNNPTTSFKTSETTNNPTTSFEPSVTTNNPTTSFKPSVTTNNPTTSFTPSETTNNPTTSFEPSGTINNPTTSSINNPTASFQLSETTNNPATSFIQHETTNNPTTSFKPSETTNNPTTSFTPSETTNNPTTSFLQHEATNNPTTSFTPSETTNNPTTRFTPPGMTNNPTASFQLSETTNNPATSFIQHETTNNPTTSFKPSETTNNPTTSFTPSETTNNPTTSFLQHEATNNPTISFTPSETTNNPTTSFTPSEKTNNPTTSFKTSETTNNPTTSFKTSETTNNPTASFKLSETTDNPTTGFKPSEKIINPTTSFKPSVTTNNPTTSFTPSETTNNPTTSFKPSVTTNNPTTSFKPSVTTNNPTTSFLQHEATNNSTTSFLQHEATNNPTTSFKLSETTNNPTTNFTPSETTNNPTTSFTPSETTNNPTTSFKPSVTTNNLTTNFQPHKTTNNETASFTQSETTDPSKASDTLDNLESTMEQMGKNNISNTHIVIGDVIGLLHTQANNTETRDMCYSSDPNRIDVVDCHSDLKTDIPWSVKIPSEAFKKSRLENNGRALLGVLRFKNMGKDETKNYTVLNNEVYGITMRANISNLTDNIEMFFSTQKDLVGEASCSSWDGKGNLTWTTSGCETEKINNNTIKCSCSHLTFFAVLMSPQGENGNITAPYVDSLSFITSIGCGISMFFLSVALFMHFLLRKAKSNQATKILINMFVALFLLNLSFLSNESVANTEVKAACVFIALLMHYSMLTTFTWFFIQALHMYLWLIRQNITITNYVRKITVFGWTLPSPIVVAVAFVGGYKVLIINTSGKTTRMCWITDPLIHYIVNIGYYTFVFIFTAGIFIMIVTKIFQARHIKAPDGKRKTFRKQLMMVLSLFLLFGLTWAVAFFSYGVMRIPSYYIFTVLNSFQGFFLFLYYYHIHNDIEGRFSDDPERSSSTTTIIQSRINAVENLYN